Genomic window (Campylobacter sp. RM16704):
TTTGTGCTGTTTTTATACAACGCTTAGCAGGACTTGAAATAATACTTTGGGCTTTAAATTTTAAGTCTTTAATCCTAAAAATCATAGTTTTAATATCATCTTTGCCACTAGAGCTAAGATCTCTTTGAAGATCTTGAATTTGTATATTTTTTTGTGCCCTAGCATGTCTTATAAAATAAATATATTTCATTTTATAATTCCGAATTTAGCTAAAATATAACCACATATAAATCCAAAAATATGTGCATACCAAGCTACATTTATACCCATAAAAATAGGTACAAAGCTCATCAATAATATAGCTATAATAAGCCCTTTAGTAGCACTTTTATCTAAATATGCATAAAACCCCATTAAAACACATATTGCACCACTAGCCCCTACTACATTTACAAAACCACCATCAAAGCTTAAATATATATAAAAAACACTAAGTAAAGAACAAAGAATTCCACCTGCTAAATAAAGCAGAGCAAATTTAAAACTTTTTAAATACTTTTCTAGTATAGAACCAAATTGAAAAAGCACTATCATATTTAAAATTAAATGTGTCCAATTTCCATGCATAAAAATTGAACTTAAAATTTGCCAATAATATCCTTGAAGGAAGAATAAATTTAAACCTAAAATTAT
Coding sequences:
- a CDS encoding rhomboid family intramembrane serine protease; this translates as MITSFFIALNIIIFIYVNYFYFDSLSLDIILGLNLFFLQGYYWQILSSIFMHGNWTHLILNMIVLFQFGSILEKYLKSFKFALLYLAGGILCSLLSVFYIYLSFDGGFVNVVGASGAICVLMGFYAYLDKSATKGLIIAILLMSFVPIFMGINVAWYAHIFGFICGYILAKFGIIK